The sequence GATGACCAGGGGCCGGGTAGGCTTGATCTTGACGATCGCGGCATCGCCGGTCTTGAGGAACGTGGGGTTCTCCTCCTTGACCTGACCGGTGCGGGGGTCGAGTTTCTTCTGGAGCTCGATGAAGGTGCACGCGATCTGGGCGGTGTGGCAGTGGAAGACCGGGGTGTAGCCGACGGTCAGGGCACTGGGGTGGTGGAGCACGACGATCTGCGCGACGAACTCGTCTGCAACGGTCGGCGGTGTGTCAACAGGACCGCAGACATCGCCACGGCGGATGTCGCCCTTGCCGATACCACGCACGTTGAACCCGACGTTGTCACCGGGGACTGCCTGGGGGATCTCCTCGTGGTGCATCTCGATGGTCTTGACCTCACCAATCTTGTTGGAAGGCATGAAACTGACCTTCATTCCCTTCTTCATCACACCGGTCTCGATACGGCCGACAGGCACGGTCCCGATACCGGAGATGGAGTAGACGTCCTGGATGGGGAGACGGAGAGGAAGCTCTGTCGGTTTCTCGGGTTCTACGAGCGCGTTGAGCGCCTCAAGCACCGTCGGGCCCTTATACCAGGGAGTGTTCTCGCTGAGCTTGCCGATGTTGTCACCGACAAACGAGCTCATCGGGATGAATTTGGTGTTCTCGGGCTTGTAGCCGACCATCTTGATCAGCTGAGAGAGCTGGTCCTTGACCTCGTTGTAGCGCTTCTCGTCGTACTTGACGACATCCATCTTGTTGATGCCGATGATCAGCTGGTTGATCCCGAGCGTACGGGAGAGGAAGACGTGCTCCTTGGTCTGCTCCATCACGCCGTCAGGCGCGGCGACGACCAGCAGCGCGGCGTCTGCCTGGGATGCGCCCGTGATCATGTTCTTGACGAAGTCGCGGTGGCCAGGGCAGTCCACGACAGTGAAGTAGTACTTGTCGGTATCGAACCGCTTGTGGGCGATATCGATGGTGATACCACGCTCACGCTCTTCCTTGAGGCTGTCCATTACCCAGGCGAACTCGAACGAGCCCTTACCCTTGGTCTCTGCCTCCTTCCTGTACGACTCAATGATGTGGGGCGGTACGGCTCCCGTCTCAAAGAGTAACCGGCCGACGGTGGTAGACTTCCCGTGGTCGATATGTCCGATAACTGCTAAATTCATGTGGGGCTTGTCAACTGCCATAGATAGTTTCCTCCACTCAATCAAATAGGCCTGTCAGCTCGAACAGCCTGCTTATGCGAGTATCCTATACATAGGACGTTCTCTATATAAAGCATTTCTATCAGCGCCAAAGGCTCGCATTCTCTCAAAACCCCGGGGAATCGACAGAATCATAATCTTTGGAAATCTACGTTCTTCGTACCATGAAAACGCTTGAGTTTCACCGCGATGACGCGAAGGATAAGGTGACGGTTACGTGCGCAGAACGTGAGGTCTCGGTCCACTCCCACTGTGGTTACTGCCGGCACTGTGCGGGTGTCAGGGTGGGGAAGCGGACGATCCCGACACCGCAGCGCCAGGCTCTCTCCGGCACAAGGGGGGGCGCGGGCGTGGATGAGAGCCTGCTCAACGCAGCCATCATGTTCAACACTCTTGTCCGGGACGGCACCGCGATCGAGTGCGAGGATGACGCCGGTGAGGGGTTCCGCTCGATGTACGGTTACTGATGCCGGCGGCAACCCGGTGCGGGATGAACAATCAGCCCGCTCCCCTCACTCCTCTGCCGCCTGCTCCTTCGGCCCGAACTCCTTCTGGATCTCTTCCCTGAACTTCTCGTACCTGATCTCGTCCATCTGGTCGGCAAGGAAAACCGGCCGCTCCAGGCGGTCCGGTAGACCCAGTAGACGACCTCCTCCTCGGTCTCAACAGAGATGAGTTCGCGCCCCGCGCAGGGGTTTCGCGCCGCGCCGCCCGCCGACCGTGATCTGGTAGCGGGTCATTTCATCTTACCTTGAGGGTGCGTTGGAGTGATCGTCGGTTTCACGCAGAAGTGCGCGAAGGGTTCCGGTTAGGAGGAGCGACGCAGGCATCAAGGTTTCGCGTGAGAGGCGGAGTGCATGGGCAATAGTAGATGAAATGGTGCTGTCCTATCTGGTTATATCCCCTGGGTTACCGATCTCGCTTTCGCACCATGTTACAACACCCTCAGCGATAGCAACTGCCCGCTGGTATTCCTCCTCTTTGACTGGTGAAAGGAAATGCGGATACCGGGTCGTAATGGCGAACCGTGTGAGTTTTGCGGCTTCTTTCACGTGGTCCGGCACCCAAACCCCGTTTCCCATGATGATGGTAACAAGTGCGGCAAGATCGTGGACATACGGATACTCGATATGATGAAGGATACAGACTGCCTTGAGCGCTTTTTCTGCTGCCTGCTGGGCGTTAAAGCAGAGATCTTCCAGGTACACGGACGAATCGGCACGGCTCCTGGCAATCGCAAGGTTTGAATGTGCCCGGTTCAACCATTCCCGCGGATCTTCAGGTGGAAACCTCGCCGGCATGGTAAACCTCGCGGCCCTGCTGGAGTGCAGGATATACGATAAAATAAGGGGAGTTCCGGAACCGCTCCACATCCAGGGAAGAAATAACAATAATATCGACGGCCTGACCGATACCGATCAGGTTCATATAGATCTCTTCTGTGAGACTCCCGGCATCGAATTCACCACTCTTTATCACGAGCAGATCGATATCGCTTGCCGGCCCCATCTCGCCCCGCGCACCGGATCCGAAAAGAACTATCTTTTCCGGGTTTGCACAGGCAACAATCCGGCGGATAATCTCCTCCAGCACTTCCGGGTCTACCGTCCCTTCATCCATTATTTCTTCACCAGCATAGACCGGTTTTGTATTCAGATTACCGTACCTCCGGCTCGCGGCCCATGTATCTCGCTCATGCCGCGGAACGCGGCGCCCTTCGCACACGACCCAGCATGCCGGATCCGGCATGATTGTATATGCGGGGTAGCGTATCAAATATTCTTTGATCAACCTGGGCCCCGTCAAGGGTTCGCGCTCTTCCGCGTGAAGCCGGATCATCCTGCCAAAGACTCATGCGAAGAGTGATCGATGGATATCAGCATCCTATCTGGTCCCAACCTGCTCCCCTCACTCCTCCGCCGCCTGCTCCTTCGGCCCGAACTCCTTCCGGATATCTTCCCTGAACTTCTCATACCCGATCTCGTCCATCTGGTCGGCGAGGAACCGGCCACTCCAGGCGGTCCGGTAGACCCAGTAGACGACACGGTCGATGACCTCGACGACCTCCTCCTCGGTCTCGACGGTGACGAGTTCGCGCCCCACGCAGGGGTTTGCGCCGCGCCGCCCGCCGACCGTGATCTGGTAGTGGTCGTACTCTGATTTCAGGAGGTGGTAGGGGCAGGAGTGGATGCAGACCCCGCACTGGACACATTTGCTCTCGTCGAGGACGGAGATGCCGTTCTTCAGCGTTATGGCGCGCTCCTTACAGTACTCCACGCAGGTGCCGCACCCCGTGCAGAGCCCCGGGATGCGCAGCGGCCGGATCCGGCCGATGATACCGATGTCGTTTAAGAGCGGGCTGTTGCACATGTAAGTGCAGCCTGATATGGCGATCCTGAGCCGTATCGGGAGTTCTTTTCCGAAGACCCGCGCATCAACCTTCCGGGCAAGGTCGATCGTCTCGCAGTTGGCGTACTTGCACCGCTCCGTGCCCGGGCAGGCCATGATATTGACCACCTCGTTCTGCTCCGCCCCGAGGGGTGTCCCGTTCTTCTCAAGGGCTTTTGCGATTCTTTTGAGGTTAGCGGGGTTCACGTGCGGGATCTCTGCTGTCTGGCGCATGGTGAGGTGGAGGGTGCCATCCCCGTACTTCTCACTGATCTTTGCCAGTTGCTTGACCTGGGCCGCGGAGAGAACCCCTCCCGGGACCCGCAACCGTATCGTCGCATAGTCTGCGTTCCGCTCGGTGATGACCCCTCCCCGGGTGTAGAGGCCATAGTTGTTCATCATCCTACAATAGTAGCGACCGCCGGGATAAAAAAGGTGGTTACAGGAGGGCGAGCAGGAGGAGGACGCCAGCCCGGGTGATCTCGTTTGCGGCGCCGACGACGTCGCCGTTGATGCCGCCGAAGAGATGCCGGGCAAGAAGCATCATCACGGCGGCGATACCGGCCGCGGCGACGAGCGCGAGCGCGATACTCATCCGGGGCAGCGGCAGCAGGAAGAGGGGCAGCGCGAGCAGGGTGGCCGGGACAAGGAACCAGGGCCGTGCAAACCCGTGGAGGTAGGAGTGGATCCCCTCCCGGAACGGCACCCCGAGCGTGGTCAGGTAGGACATGGCGACCTTTGCGCAGACCTCGGCTGTGAGGATGGCTGCCGGGAGGTTTGCGGCGTCCAGGAGCCCGGCGAACGCGATGAGCGTGACGACGACCCCCGCCGCGACGGCACCGGCCCCCGTGGTCCGGTCGGTCATGGCAGCGATCCGCTTCTCCCGGCTCCCGTGGGCCATGAGCCCGTCCCCGAGGTCCAGGAGGCCGTCGAAGTGGTTGCACCCCGAGAGGACGAGCACCGTCGCGAGGGCGACAGCCGCCCCCACCGCAGGGGATCCGATCCAGTAAACGATGCCTGCCGCTATCCCGCCGATCACGTACCCGGCGAGCGGGTAGAGGTACGAGCGGCGGGCGAACTGCTCGAACTCAACCGGTCTCCCGAGGGGGAGCGATGTGCAGAACTGCAGGAGGGCGAGGACCGATCTCACATCGACTCACTGTAGAGGCGTGACGTGCAGCCCGCGATCAGCCCGGCGACGGCATCGTCGAGGAACGGCCCGAGTTTGCCCAGGAGCCCGGGTTTCTTCTGGTCGTAGCGGGTGAACTCAAACCGCGCGTAGGTCCCCCCGATCACCTCGGCGATGGCCATCCCGATGATCTCGTCGGAGAGGAGGAAGACCGGGTCTTCGGCGATCTCGGAGTTCTTCCTCTGCCAGTAGAGCTCGTCCTCGAGCAGGATGGCGCCGAGGAGGAGCGACGAAACGTTCGGGTCCTCGAAGGCTTTGCTGATCTTTGCATCCAGTCGAACTACAGCCTCTTCCGCCCCGATCCCGTGGGGGACGTAGAGTTCCATCGCCGAGGCGATGATATCCTTCCTCGCGATACCTTTCTCTTCCAGCCTGTGCTCGATCTCGAACATTACAGAGACGTTGAGCCCGGCGGGTATTTTGGTGTTTGGATTGTGCACCGGCCCCTGCGACCCGGAGGGTGCAGGCGGTGACGTAAATCCCTCAGCCCCACCTGTCCCGTCACGGGCTTTTGCGTGCGGCCGGCGATCCGCCCCACACCTGCAGATGGAAGAATCGCGCCCCTAACCGCAACCTCTTCTATTCCGGGGAGCCAATTGTATACCTGATGTCAAACCCCTTTCTCTCAGAAGACCCCGGGATCAGGCCGCGCCGCCCGATGATGGCGCTCGTCCTCGCAAACACCATGCTCTCCACCGTCCCCGGCATATCGGGCGCCGGGCCGACCCCCGAAAAGACCCTGCTCACGCCGATCCTGGACGCGGAACTGGTCACGACCGGCGCGATCACGAGCATGCCGGTCCGGCCGAACACCCCCACCGGGTGCCCGACGCCGGCGACGATCACCAGGTCCATGATAGAACTGACCGGTCTTGCCCCCGTCCTCATCAACGCCGGGCTTGCTCATACCCCCACCGTCCCCTGCCTGGACGTCTACGGGAGCCCCGGCGGCGACCCCCGGAAGGTGGACGCGGTGCCGCATGCGGCCCACCTCTTTGAGCGCGGCGAGATGGTCGGCCGGCTTCTCTCGCAGTACAGCGACTTTTTAATGCTCGGGGAGTGCGTTCCCGGGGGAACGACCACCGCTCTCTGCGTGCTGCGGGCGCTCGGCTACGAAGCCTCGGTCAGCAGCGCCTTTGCCAGGAACCCGCTGGACTTAAAAGACGCCGTCTGCAGGGAAGTGCTCGCCCGGATCGATGAGACCGGCGCAAAAGGGCCCCTTGATATCCTCCGGGCCGCGGGCGACCCCATGATGCCGGTGGCGGCAGGGATCGCGAGCACCTACTCAGGCGACATCATCTTTGCCGGCGGGACCCAGATGCTCGCCGTGGCGGCCACCTTAAAGGCGCTCGGGAAACGCGTGCCGCATCAGGCAACCACGGTCTATGTCAGGGACGACCCCACAGCCGGGTTCCCCGGGTCGGTCGCCGACGTCGGCACCACCGCATACTACGTCGACCCGAACTTCGCCGGGATCGGCCACGTCGGGCTCGCCCGCTACTGCATCGGGGAGGTCAAGGAAGGGATGGGCGCCGGCGGGGCCCTGACACTCGCCTATCTCATGGGCCACGAACCCGAAGAGATCACCCGGAAAGTCTTTGATTTCGTCAGGAAGTATGCTTGAGGGAAGGACTATACCTTTTTACATCCACATATAAGCAATGCTTCCTTTATATGTGGTCAACAATCACGGGCAGTTTAACCACCTGATCCAGAGGATGCTCCGTGATATGGATATTCCGACCACAATGATCGCAAACGATACGCCGCCGGCTGATCTCGCCCGGGGTTGCCGGGGAATCATCCTCGGCGGCGGCCCGACCCTGGACCGCACCGGGGTTGCCGCCGACTATTTGGACCTCGGCCTCCCGGTCCTCGGCATCTGTCTTGGGCTGCACATCATAGCGATGGCCCGGGGAGGCGCAGTCCGCCGGGGCGCAAGCGGTGGGTTTGGTGCGGTCGAGGTCGATATCCTCGACCATAACGATATCCTGCAGGGCTACCCTGACCGGATCCCGGTCTGGGCGTCGCATGCCGACGAGGTCTCGGTGGTGCCGGAAGGGTTTATCCGGCTTGCAGAGTCGGCCATCTGTGGTGTGGAGGCGATAGCGTCTCCCGGTGAGCGCCTCTACGGCGTCCAGTGGCACCCGGAGGTCAGCCATACCGTCAACGGACGGCTTCTTTTCGAGAATTTTGACCGGATATGCTCGGAGTAGACGACGTTCGGGACCAGGTAGGGTCCATCGGGTTTGGGTGCCGGGGATGCGGCGCCTGCTGCCGGCGGGTCGCGGAGGACTCAAACCTTGTTATCGTGAGCCCGGCCGAGGTGCGGGCGATCATGGCGGCGACCGGGATGGCCTGGGATGAGGTCGCCGAGCCCTACCCCGATTTCATCGATGCGGGGAACGGCGGTGAATACACCCTTGCCTGGTGTATCAGGCGGACCGCTGATGCCTGCATCTTTCTCCGGGACGGGCGGTGCTCTATCTACGCCCACCGTCCCTGGATCTGCCGGACCTATCCGTTTATGCTTGTGGACGACGACCTGCTGGTCTCAGAATGCCCGGGTCTTGGCACTCCTCTCTCCCCCGGCGCCGCGCACGATGTGGCGCTGGGCCTCTGCAGGAGGCAGGTTGCCGAGGCGGCCGAGGAGGCCGGCGTCCGGGCGGTCTACCGGAAGGCGCGGGTGCCGCCGGGAGGGCGTGTCGTGATCGATAGCGAGGGTGTGAAGGTGCTGCATGACTGAGATCCGTCTTGTCGGGACGGCGCATGTCTCACAGAAGAGTGTTGAGGACGTCCGGTCCGCCATCGAGGAGTTCCAGCCCGATATCGTCGGCGTCGAACTCGACCGGGGCCGGTTTATATCGCTCACGCAGGAGACCCCCGATCCCACGGTCACCGAGATCCTGAAAGGCGGGAACTTCGGCCGACTCCTCGTCCAGTGGGTGCTCGCCTTCATCCAGCAGCGGATCGGCGCCGAGACCGGCGTGAAACCCGGTGCTGAGATGCTGGCCGCCATCGAGGAGGCTGAGGCGCACCAGAGGCCCGTAGCGCTCATCGACCGGGATATCAGGATAACGCTCTCGCGGTTCTGGGGGAAGATGCGGATCTGGGAGAAGATCAAACTCATCGGCGCCCTCATCTACTCGCTTGTGGGCGTCGAGGGGCAGGAGATCGACGTGGACGAGTTCACGAACCAGGACGTGGTGAGCGCGGCGATGGAGGAGTTCCGGAAGTTCTCCCCGCGGGGTGCCCAGGCCCTGATCGATGAACGGGACGCCTACCTCGCCCACCAGCTCCTGATGCTCGGGAGCCGCTACGAGCGGGTGCTCGCGGTCGTCGGCGCCGGGCATATCCAGGGGGTGCAGCGCTACCTTGACGCGCCGGAGACGCTGCCGCCGCTCCAGTCCCTGACCGCCGATGTGAAGGGGCTCCCGTGGGCAAAGATCATCGGGGCGGGCGTCACCCTCCTCTTCGCCCTCCTGATCGCCGCCATAGGCTTCTCGGGGGTGGGGCTTGATGTCCTGCTCGCCGCCCTCGTCTACTGGGTCCTGATCAACGGCATCTTAAGCGCCGTCTTCACGCTGCTCGCCGGCGGACATCCCTTCTCGGCCGCTACGGCGTTTGGCGTCTCCTGGCTGACATCACTCAACCCGGCGCTTGCGGCGGGATGGTTTGCGGCCATCGTCGAGGCGAAGATCAGGAAACCCACGACGGGAGAACTCCAGCAGATCCTCAAGGCCGAGACCTTCTCGGAGATGCGGCGGATCCCGCTCTTCCGGGTGGTGCTGGTCGCGGCTCTTGCAAACGTC is a genomic window of Methanoculleus bourgensis MS2 containing:
- the tuf gene encoding translation elongation factor EF-1 subunit alpha; translated protein: MAVDKPHMNLAVIGHIDHGKSTTVGRLLFETGAVPPHIIESYRKEAETKGKGSFEFAWVMDSLKEERERGITIDIAHKRFDTDKYYFTVVDCPGHRDFVKNMITGASQADAALLVVAAPDGVMEQTKEHVFLSRTLGINQLIIGINKMDVVKYDEKRYNEVKDQLSQLIKMVGYKPENTKFIPMSSFVGDNIGKLSENTPWYKGPTVLEALNALVEPEKPTELPLRLPIQDVYSISGIGTVPVGRIETGVMKKGMKVSFMPSNKIGEVKTIEMHHEEIPQAVPGDNVGFNVRGIGKGDIRRGDVCGPVDTPPTVADEFVAQIVVLHHPSALTVGYTPVFHCHTAQIACTFIELQKKLDPRTGQVKEENPTFLKTGDAAIVKIKPTRPLVIENVKEIPQLGRFAVRDMGSTIAAGMCINITPKQMR
- a CDS encoding HEPN domain-containing protein codes for the protein MPARFPPEDPREWLNRAHSNLAIARSRADSSVYLEDLCFNAQQAAEKALKAVCILHHIEYPYVHDLAALVTIIMGNGVWVPDHVKEAAKLTRFAITTRYPHFLSPVKEEEYQRAVAIAEGVVTWCESEIGNPGDITR
- a CDS encoding nucleotidyltransferase domain-containing protein; its protein translation is MDEGTVDPEVLEEIIRRIVACANPEKIVLFGSGARGEMGPASDIDLLVIKSGEFDAGSLTEEIYMNLIGIGQAVDIIVISSLDVERFRNSPYFIVYPALQQGREVYHAGEVST
- a CDS encoding 4Fe-4S binding protein is translated as MMNNYGLYTRGGVITERNADYATIRLRVPGGVLSAAQVKQLAKISEKYGDGTLHLTMRQTAEIPHVNPANLKRIAKALEKNGTPLGAEQNEVVNIMACPGTERCKYANCETIDLARKVDARVFGKELPIRLRIAISGCTYMCNSPLLNDIGIIGRIRPLRIPGLCTGCGTCVEYCKERAITLKNGISVLDESKCVQCGVCIHSCPYHLLKSEYDHYQITVGGRRGANPCVGRELVTVETEEEVVEVIDRVVYWVYRTAWSGRFLADQMDEIGYEKFREDIRKEFGPKEQAAEE
- the cobS gene encoding adenosylcobinamide-GDP ribazoletransferase, translated to MRSVLALLQFCTSLPLGRPVEFEQFARRSYLYPLAGYVIGGIAAGIVYWIGSPAVGAAVALATVLVLSGCNHFDGLLDLGDGLMAHGSREKRIAAMTDRTTGAGAVAAGVVVTLIAFAGLLDAANLPAAILTAEVCAKVAMSYLTTLGVPFREGIHSYLHGFARPWFLVPATLLALPLFLLPLPRMSIALALVAAAGIAAVMMLLARHLFGGINGDVVGAANEITRAGVLLLLALL
- a CDS encoding phosphatidylglycerophosphatase A, with product MFEIEHRLEEKGIARKDIIASAMELYVPHGIGAEEAVVRLDAKISKAFEDPNVSSLLLGAILLEDELYWQRKNSEIAEDPVFLLSDEIIGMAIAEVIGGTYARFEFTRYDQKKPGLLGKLGPFLDDAVAGLIAGCTSRLYSESM
- the cobT gene encoding nicotinate mononucleotide-dependent phosphoribosyltransferase CobT; its protein translation is MSNPFLSEDPGIRPRRPMMALVLANTMLSTVPGISGAGPTPEKTLLTPILDAELVTTGAITSMPVRPNTPTGCPTPATITRSMIELTGLAPVLINAGLAHTPTVPCLDVYGSPGGDPRKVDAVPHAAHLFERGEMVGRLLSQYSDFLMLGECVPGGTTTALCVLRALGYEASVSSAFARNPLDLKDAVCREVLARIDETGAKGPLDILRAAGDPMMPVAAGIASTYSGDIIFAGGTQMLAVAATLKALGKRVPHQATTVYVRDDPTAGFPGSVADVGTTAYYVDPNFAGIGHVGLARYCIGEVKEGMGAGGALTLAYLMGHEPEEITRKVFDFVRKYA
- a CDS encoding GMP synthase subunit A, which produces MLPLYVVNNHGQFNHLIQRMLRDMDIPTTMIANDTPPADLARGCRGIILGGGPTLDRTGVAADYLDLGLPVLGICLGLHIIAMARGGAVRRGASGGFGAVEVDILDHNDILQGYPDRIPVWASHADEVSVVPEGFIRLAESAICGVEAIASPGERLYGVQWHPEVSHTVNGRLLFENFDRICSE
- a CDS encoding YkgJ family cysteine cluster protein; translation: MLGVDDVRDQVGSIGFGCRGCGACCRRVAEDSNLVIVSPAEVRAIMAATGMAWDEVAEPYPDFIDAGNGGEYTLAWCIRRTADACIFLRDGRCSIYAHRPWICRTYPFMLVDDDLLVSECPGLGTPLSPGAAHDVALGLCRRQVAEAAEEAGVRAVYRKARVPPGGRVVIDSEGVKVLHD
- a CDS encoding TraB/GumN family protein produces the protein MTEIRLVGTAHVSQKSVEDVRSAIEEFQPDIVGVELDRGRFISLTQETPDPTVTEILKGGNFGRLLVQWVLAFIQQRIGAETGVKPGAEMLAAIEEAEAHQRPVALIDRDIRITLSRFWGKMRIWEKIKLIGALIYSLVGVEGQEIDVDEFTNQDVVSAAMEEFRKFSPRGAQALIDERDAYLAHQLLMLGSRYERVLAVVGAGHIQGVQRYLDAPETLPPLQSLTADVKGLPWAKIIGAGVTLLFALLIAAIGFSGVGLDVLLAALVYWVLINGILSAVFTLLAGGHPFSAATAFGVSWLTSLNPALAAGWFAAIVEAKIRKPTTGELQQILKAETFSEMRRIPLFRVVLVAALANVGSTLGTFAYFIFIFPVLGIDPAVVVSDGFANMLQMLQGLL